The following are from one region of the Sandaracinus amylolyticus genome:
- a CDS encoding polyprenyl synthetase family protein, whose amino-acid sequence MLDRPTDWPLPGPIDLDVHDLPHASSTTEWWYVNSHLEVAGGRRLALFASFFRILSGVDKQTKERQHAHSLTWAIVDLDRGEYVADSLVDKQAPRIGLEKLDRGHGTSDQRLRRAIREILEKGEVPLPDRMFEGDVTVATRKLELDYDGQRFVKNDDGTYSLTLRHPGRALGCDLQFRLDKPVVRHGDDGVVRGPAGEDMFYYFCPRATVTGSLVLDGQRVPVERAIGWYDHEFGGHRESGTTDAPAEGEPEPEREVAWNWVSLQLDNGVEISAYDLFDLARQGEKRIEGRTKVIDRAGRVASHDAFTLEASGRFVSTRTFNEYPTSWRLRQPEARLDLELVAPVDDQEFITVLSEPAFWEGRVEVRGTIAGEAVRGVGFVERSGFSHTDTLDEFFSAVGTETRRSVHSIMPLEPSVAEMRELIASREREQYMRGVDVQLVADYLTKPIREIVDRGGKSWRSYAALACCDVVGGDSRRYVRWLAMPELMHTGSLIVDDVQDRSEVRRGGPTCHAVHGDAIAINSGTAAYFLGQKLLRDEAMSSARQVRIYDLYFEALRAGHGGQALDLAGLHQFVPAAVESGDSADLEERVLAIHRLKTAAPAAALARMGALAGQGTEAQIEAVGGFFEALGLAFQIVDDVLNLEGFRGDLKTRGEDVMHGKVTLPFAKAMSRLGREERVELFRIVASKPSDTTVVARAVEMMASSGAIAACKQQARDLVEDAWARFDPLVEASLVKVMLRGFGWYVLERHY is encoded by the coding sequence ATGCTGGATCGACCGACCGATTGGCCTCTGCCCGGACCGATCGACCTCGACGTTCACGACCTTCCACACGCGTCGTCGACGACCGAGTGGTGGTACGTGAACAGCCACCTCGAGGTCGCCGGGGGGCGACGACTGGCGCTCTTCGCGTCGTTCTTCCGCATCCTCAGCGGGGTCGACAAACAGACGAAGGAGCGCCAGCACGCGCACTCGCTCACCTGGGCGATCGTCGATCTCGACCGCGGCGAGTACGTCGCGGACTCGCTCGTCGACAAGCAGGCGCCGCGCATCGGTCTCGAGAAGCTCGATCGCGGTCACGGCACCAGCGATCAGCGCCTCCGCCGCGCGATCCGCGAGATCCTGGAGAAGGGCGAGGTCCCGCTCCCCGATCGCATGTTCGAGGGCGACGTCACGGTCGCGACGCGCAAGCTCGAGCTCGACTACGACGGCCAGCGCTTCGTGAAGAACGACGACGGCACCTACTCGCTGACGCTGCGCCATCCGGGCCGCGCGCTCGGCTGCGATCTGCAGTTCCGCCTCGACAAGCCGGTGGTGCGCCACGGCGACGACGGCGTGGTCCGCGGGCCGGCCGGCGAGGACATGTTCTATTACTTCTGCCCGCGCGCGACGGTCACGGGGTCGCTCGTGCTCGACGGGCAGCGCGTGCCGGTGGAGCGCGCGATCGGCTGGTACGACCACGAGTTCGGCGGGCATCGCGAGAGCGGGACGACGGACGCTCCCGCCGAGGGCGAGCCGGAGCCGGAGCGCGAGGTCGCGTGGAACTGGGTCTCGCTGCAGCTCGACAACGGCGTCGAGATCTCGGCGTACGACCTCTTCGATCTCGCGCGTCAGGGCGAGAAGCGCATCGAAGGGCGCACGAAGGTCATCGATCGGGCTGGGCGCGTCGCGAGCCACGACGCGTTCACGCTCGAGGCGAGCGGACGCTTCGTCTCGACCCGCACGTTCAACGAGTACCCGACGTCGTGGCGGCTGCGTCAGCCCGAGGCGCGGCTGGATCTCGAGCTCGTCGCGCCGGTCGACGATCAGGAGTTCATCACCGTGCTCTCGGAGCCGGCGTTCTGGGAAGGACGAGTCGAGGTCCGAGGGACCATCGCGGGCGAGGCGGTGCGCGGCGTCGGCTTCGTGGAGCGCAGCGGCTTCTCGCACACCGACACGCTCGACGAGTTCTTCTCCGCGGTGGGCACCGAGACGCGCCGCAGCGTGCACTCGATCATGCCGCTCGAGCCGAGCGTCGCGGAGATGCGCGAGCTGATCGCCTCGCGCGAGCGCGAGCAGTACATGCGCGGCGTCGACGTGCAGCTCGTCGCCGACTACCTGACCAAGCCGATCCGCGAGATCGTCGATCGCGGCGGCAAGTCGTGGCGTTCGTACGCGGCGCTCGCGTGCTGCGACGTCGTCGGCGGCGACTCCCGACGCTACGTGCGCTGGCTCGCGATGCCGGAGCTGATGCACACCGGATCGCTGATCGTCGACGACGTGCAGGATCGATCGGAGGTCCGGCGCGGCGGGCCGACATGCCACGCGGTGCACGGCGACGCGATCGCGATCAACTCGGGGACCGCGGCGTACTTCCTCGGGCAGAAGCTGCTGCGCGACGAGGCGATGTCGTCGGCGCGCCAGGTGCGCATCTACGACCTCTACTTCGAAGCCCTGCGAGCCGGGCACGGCGGTCAGGCGCTCGACCTCGCGGGGCTGCACCAGTTCGTGCCGGCAGCGGTCGAGTCGGGCGACAGCGCGGATCTCGAGGAGCGTGTGCTCGCGATCCATCGGCTGAAGACCGCGGCACCCGCGGCCGCGCTCGCGCGGATGGGCGCGCTCGCGGGCCAGGGCACCGAGGCGCAGATCGAGGCGGTCGGCGGGTTCTTCGAGGCGCTCGGCCTCGCGTTCCAGATCGTCGACGACGTGCTCAACCTCGAGGGCTTCCGCGGCGATCTGAAGACGCGCGGCGAGGACGTGATGCACGGCAAGGTCACCCTGCCGTTCGCGAAGGCGATGTCGCGGCTCGGGCGCGAGGAGCGCGTCGAGCTGTTCCGCATCGTCGCGTCGAAGCCGAGCGACACGACGGTGGTCGCGCGCGCGGTCGAGATGATGGCGAGCTCGGGCGCGATCGCGGCGTGCAAGCAGCAGGCGCGCGATCTCGTGGAGGACGCGTGGGCGCGCTTCGATCCGCTGGTCGAGGCGTCGCTCGTGAAGGTGATGCTCCGCGGCTTCGGCTGGTACGTGCTGGAGCGCCATTACTGA
- a CDS encoding VWA domain-containing protein: MSEIDDGRFRGDETPEWTPIAFAVELTRRLRRHAGIACTPSLRATIAIPRFLTARYARTKRLTARDYLDAAILTTPFEDQAIAESVARELLFPRAETAGAASSPTKVREDAKVVATAPVPDAVSGILGDLAALDVDLDSLADLADLESMIDDGAKPDSSDPFELFERLYSSADPEERALGELVVLFGGAAEMASVSARTVDHVRVLVRERLLAQVGALTPPHVLHACSAGFGTLLAHEARHPWEVAGFLAGLGRDRELRTHLADLATSASPRDLGTTLRFVAPHTIDSRDFRRAALARPLDLAEHAELLLGLEEYVDPSAALITRSAIESPRRAMNAARTLRERFGHSVEDRVLEAWASALGRAPTLRELVDVAVDSARYHALVGPALEAHVLEMREEAADDYLDATTDALPPVPHALAASIVLARDLAGTNVSSAVKAARRLATEVPCTVRVAAHFLPLLDELLEHALVPDDLERLVEVATLLGIDPNEVYDRIGQALEQLRAMVLGDAHDADRYARLVDRIGSIPHALLDELCGVASETSNLEAIAALLAIDLGGATQRLPEDLVMQGLGFKGIGGGSNLLKQWFSHRGALVDPLKSRIKAIAKDALVDLAFEWLGKSGASAERGLIPETRTRPMRAGDDLDLLDLDASLERVIEEGRRLDDARDDDLLVSETVRGRAAVSVLIDISGSMSGPDLAMCSIAVVMLLGKLRSDEISLALFESDTHVVKRFADEADLDAVADELLDLYARGGTCVDQALRFVEDEMTGVEATLRVLFVLSDFAFSERPDELRTLGSRIADHGVSLIAAAHGCVMKESRDALVSSIGGETMTMKKAEELPSLLLDVLSRIADGR, from the coding sequence TTGAGCGAGATCGACGACGGACGCTTCCGCGGCGACGAGACGCCGGAGTGGACGCCGATCGCGTTCGCGGTCGAGCTCACCCGGAGGCTCCGTCGTCACGCCGGGATCGCGTGCACCCCGAGCCTGCGCGCGACGATCGCGATCCCGCGCTTCCTCACCGCGCGTTATGCGCGCACGAAGCGGCTCACTGCGCGCGACTACCTCGACGCGGCGATCCTCACGACGCCCTTCGAGGACCAGGCGATCGCGGAGTCCGTCGCGCGCGAGCTGCTCTTTCCGCGCGCCGAGACCGCGGGCGCGGCGTCGTCGCCCACCAAGGTGCGCGAGGACGCGAAGGTCGTCGCGACCGCGCCGGTGCCCGACGCGGTCTCCGGCATCCTCGGTGATCTCGCGGCGCTCGATGTCGACCTCGACTCGCTCGCCGATCTCGCCGATCTCGAGTCGATGATCGACGACGGCGCGAAGCCGGACTCCTCGGATCCCTTCGAGCTCTTCGAGCGCCTCTATTCGTCTGCCGATCCCGAGGAGCGCGCGCTCGGCGAGCTCGTGGTGCTCTTCGGCGGCGCCGCGGAGATGGCGTCGGTCTCGGCGCGCACCGTCGATCACGTTCGCGTGCTGGTGCGTGAGCGCCTCCTCGCGCAGGTCGGCGCGCTCACGCCCCCGCACGTGCTGCACGCGTGCAGCGCGGGCTTCGGCACGCTGCTCGCGCACGAGGCGCGTCATCCCTGGGAGGTCGCGGGCTTCCTCGCGGGCCTGGGCCGCGATCGCGAGCTCCGCACCCACCTCGCCGATCTCGCGACCAGCGCGTCACCGCGCGATCTCGGCACCACGCTGCGCTTCGTCGCGCCCCACACGATCGACTCGCGCGACTTCCGCCGTGCCGCGCTCGCGCGCCCGCTCGATCTCGCCGAGCACGCCGAGCTCCTGCTCGGGCTCGAGGAGTACGTCGATCCTTCGGCCGCGCTGATCACGCGCTCCGCGATCGAGAGCCCGAGGCGCGCGATGAACGCCGCGCGCACGCTGCGCGAGCGCTTCGGGCACAGCGTCGAGGATCGTGTGCTCGAGGCGTGGGCGAGCGCGCTCGGCCGTGCGCCCACGCTGCGCGAGCTCGTCGACGTCGCGGTCGACTCGGCCCGCTATCACGCGCTCGTCGGTCCCGCCCTCGAGGCGCACGTGCTCGAGATGCGCGAAGAGGCCGCGGACGACTACCTCGACGCGACCACCGATGCGCTCCCGCCGGTGCCCCACGCGCTCGCCGCGAGCATCGTGCTCGCGCGCGATCTCGCGGGCACCAACGTCTCCTCCGCGGTGAAGGCCGCGCGACGGCTCGCCACCGAGGTCCCGTGCACCGTGCGCGTCGCCGCGCACTTCCTGCCGCTCCTCGACGAGCTCCTCGAGCACGCGCTCGTCCCCGACGATCTCGAGCGGCTCGTCGAGGTCGCGACGCTGCTCGGCATCGATCCCAACGAGGTCTACGACCGCATCGGCCAGGCCCTCGAGCAGCTCCGCGCGATGGTCCTCGGCGACGCGCACGACGCCGATCGTTACGCGCGCCTGGTCGATCGCATCGGGTCGATCCCGCACGCGCTCCTCGACGAGCTCTGCGGCGTCGCGAGCGAGACCTCGAACCTCGAGGCGATCGCCGCGCTGCTCGCGATCGATCTCGGCGGCGCGACCCAGCGCCTGCCCGAGGACCTCGTGATGCAGGGCCTCGGCTTCAAGGGGATCGGCGGCGGCTCGAACCTGCTCAAGCAGTGGTTCTCGCACCGCGGCGCGCTCGTCGATCCCCTCAAGTCGCGCATCAAGGCGATCGCGAAGGACGCGCTGGTCGATCTCGCGTTCGAGTGGCTCGGCAAGTCGGGCGCGAGCGCGGAGCGCGGCTTGATCCCCGAGACCCGCACCCGCCCGATGCGCGCCGGCGACGACCTCGATCTGCTCGATCTCGACGCGAGCCTCGAGCGCGTGATCGAAGAAGGACGTCGCCTCGACGACGCGCGCGACGACGATCTGCTCGTGTCGGAGACGGTGCGCGGGCGCGCCGCGGTCTCGGTGCTCATCGACATCTCGGGCTCGATGAGCGGGCCCGATCTCGCGATGTGCTCGATCGCGGTGGTGATGCTCCTCGGGAAGCTGCGCTCCGACGAGATCAGCCTCGCGCTCTTCGAGAGCGACACCCACGTGGTGAAGCGCTTCGCGGACGAGGCCGATCTCGACGCGGTCGCCGACGAGCTGCTCGACCTCTACGCGCGCGGCGGCACCTGCGTCGATCAGGCGCTGCGCTTCGTCGAGGACGAGATGACTGGCGTCGAGGCCACGCTGCGCGTGCTCTTCGTGCTGAGCGACTTCGCGTTCAGCGAGCGCCCGGACGAGCTACGCACCCTCGGATCGCGCATCGCCGATCACGGCGTGTCGCTGATCGCCGCGGCGCACGGCTGCGTGATGAAGGAGAGCCGCGACGCGCTGGTCTCGTCGATCGGCGGCGAGACGATGACGATGAAGAAGGCCGAGGAGCTCCCCTCGCTGCTCCTCGACGTGCTCTCGCGCATCGCGGACGGACGTTAG
- a CDS encoding AAA family ATPase: MDHVELLARAKVDDPRSESGVVLEGQYREAYDAMLDAHNAGLFVGLIGPVGAGKTALCRKFAEDLGRPFEWVTFSDLVRPANLVGSFDPTLVFKYGYAPEAFVPGPFTLAALKGGVFLANELNRGDEYVLNTMLDALEERRLYIPALRAWYRVHEDFYLIAAMNPTENRGTRRLPSAIRDRIKVWIRLAYPKRATELKIVEQHCGEYKLAPGQIELVLEMVEQTREDPAIESPASIRSSIGIARFAAERARRLGQPIDHKLLAQAARLVLSEAIRVKPGRNLEHYLDSLLTKTLGTTG, from the coding sequence GTGGATCACGTGGAGCTCTTGGCGCGCGCGAAGGTCGACGATCCGCGCAGCGAGTCCGGCGTCGTGCTCGAGGGGCAGTACCGAGAGGCGTACGACGCGATGCTCGACGCACACAACGCGGGGCTCTTCGTCGGGCTGATCGGGCCGGTGGGGGCGGGCAAGACCGCGCTGTGCCGCAAGTTCGCCGAGGACCTCGGGCGGCCCTTCGAGTGGGTCACGTTCAGCGATCTCGTGCGCCCCGCGAACCTCGTCGGCAGCTTCGATCCGACGCTCGTGTTCAAGTACGGCTACGCGCCCGAGGCGTTCGTGCCCGGGCCCTTCACGCTCGCCGCGCTGAAGGGCGGCGTGTTCCTCGCGAACGAGCTCAACCGCGGCGACGAGTACGTGCTCAACACGATGCTCGACGCGCTCGAGGAGCGTCGCCTCTACATCCCCGCACTGCGCGCGTGGTACCGCGTGCACGAGGACTTCTATCTGATCGCCGCGATGAACCCGACCGAGAACCGCGGCACGCGACGCCTCCCGAGCGCGATCCGCGATCGCATCAAGGTCTGGATCCGCCTCGCGTACCCGAAGCGCGCGACCGAGCTGAAGATCGTCGAGCAGCACTGCGGCGAGTACAAGCTCGCGCCCGGTCAGATCGAGCTCGTGCTCGAGATGGTCGAGCAGACGCGAGAGGACCCCGCGATCGAGTCGCCCGCGTCGATCCGCTCGAGCATCGGCATCGCGCGCTTCGCCGCCGAGCGCGCGCGACGCCTCGGTCAGCCCATCGATCACAAGCTGCTCGCGCAGGCCGCGCGCCTCGTGCTCTCCGAGGCGATCCGCGTGAAGCCGGGCCGCAACCTCGAGCACTACCTCGACTCGCTCCTCACCAAGACGCTGGGGACCACCGGTTGA
- a CDS encoding AAA family ATPase, with protein sequence MILSLRLKGFRRYRDETFTFAPGINFVEGENNAGKSTVFYAIEYALFGRVTGHKTIAALMAPKARAMGVELVFRGRDGHRYRLQRMHALPPRSRSTTIGHFTLKRSARPIDAPSEEGEDVETYVASSDFEDREDALALELSRALGLTRRFFDVAVHLRQGEITAILEGAPRELDIVLGVTSAVVAADEMRAMALEREKECATLPVLEESLRRMELDREGGRAEIERLATERARLDERLASFEGEAAAIASALAAIAPLSDVAARLERARAEHRRAEEARADAISALESLPSAEASGANEDQRASDLAMREREIDAHQQKLDAERRTLDRARGDIGARIARRRDHAHAGAGARCEACGQTIDAALAAREIEAWSAELASTDARLGAIEAELATMRESSATLRAESRRIAESRARAEALAARRADAQRLVERRTASFDEAARALAVAIDTARPQLSDPPADADALAAALAAKLEAERDALRTRRARLDAERDVVRESRGRYATEHDARTRRAAEIEREHARTLTACERLRELASTASRLRVLSEGFRELQAILRDRAASALAEHTHTIHRALQGDAHDAKNAELKSVRLDPESYALLVTPNDIGREVPASAAQGGGHRLLLGLALELAIARLVGPPPFLLLDEPTYGLDRPRRAALLARIASLEITPQILLITHHDTEGVTGRRLRVVRHGKHSRVEAA encoded by the coding sequence GTGATCCTCTCGCTGCGCCTCAAGGGCTTCCGTCGCTATCGCGACGAGACGTTCACGTTCGCGCCGGGGATCAACTTCGTCGAGGGCGAGAACAACGCCGGCAAGAGCACGGTTTTCTACGCGATCGAGTACGCGCTCTTCGGTCGCGTCACCGGGCACAAGACGATCGCCGCGCTGATGGCGCCCAAGGCGCGCGCGATGGGCGTGGAGCTCGTGTTCCGCGGTCGCGATGGACACCGCTATCGCCTCCAGCGCATGCACGCGCTCCCGCCGCGCTCGCGCAGCACGACGATCGGGCACTTCACGCTGAAGCGCAGCGCGCGCCCGATCGACGCGCCGAGCGAAGAGGGCGAGGACGTCGAGACCTACGTCGCGAGCTCGGACTTCGAGGATCGCGAGGACGCGCTCGCCCTCGAGCTCTCTCGCGCGCTCGGGCTCACCCGGCGCTTCTTCGACGTCGCGGTGCACCTCCGGCAGGGCGAGATCACCGCGATCCTCGAGGGCGCGCCGCGCGAGCTCGACATCGTGCTCGGCGTCACGTCGGCGGTGGTCGCTGCGGACGAGATGCGCGCGATGGCGCTCGAGCGCGAGAAGGAGTGCGCGACGCTCCCGGTGCTCGAGGAGTCGCTGCGTCGGATGGAGCTCGATCGCGAGGGAGGACGCGCCGAGATCGAGCGGCTCGCGACCGAGCGCGCACGGCTCGACGAGCGCCTCGCGTCGTTCGAGGGAGAGGCCGCCGCCATCGCGAGCGCGCTCGCTGCGATCGCGCCGCTCTCGGACGTGGCCGCCCGGCTCGAGCGTGCACGTGCCGAGCATCGCCGTGCCGAGGAAGCGCGCGCCGATGCGATCAGCGCGCTCGAGTCGCTGCCGAGCGCGGAGGCGAGCGGCGCGAACGAGGATCAGCGCGCGTCCGACCTCGCGATGCGCGAGCGCGAGATCGACGCGCACCAGCAGAAGCTCGACGCCGAGCGTCGCACGCTCGATCGCGCGCGCGGCGATATCGGTGCGCGGATCGCACGTCGCCGCGATCACGCGCACGCCGGCGCGGGCGCCCGGTGCGAGGCGTGTGGGCAGACGATCGACGCTGCGCTCGCAGCGCGCGAGATCGAGGCGTGGAGCGCGGAGCTCGCGAGCACCGATGCGCGCCTCGGCGCGATCGAGGCCGAGCTCGCGACGATGCGCGAGTCCAGCGCGACGCTCCGCGCCGAGTCGCGGCGCATCGCGGAGTCGCGCGCCCGCGCCGAGGCGCTCGCCGCACGTCGCGCCGATGCGCAGAGGCTCGTCGAGCGCCGCACCGCGTCCTTCGACGAAGCGGCGCGCGCGCTCGCGGTCGCGATCGACACAGCGCGCCCGCAGCTCTCCGATCCGCCCGCCGACGCCGATGCGCTCGCCGCGGCGCTCGCCGCGAAGCTGGAGGCCGAGCGCGACGCGCTGCGCACTCGACGCGCGCGCCTCGATGCCGAGCGCGACGTGGTGCGCGAGAGCCGCGGGCGCTACGCGACGGAGCATGATGCGCGCACGCGGCGCGCCGCGGAGATCGAGCGCGAGCACGCGCGCACCCTCACCGCGTGCGAGCGACTGCGCGAGCTCGCGTCGACCGCGAGCCGGCTGCGCGTGCTCTCCGAAGGATTCCGCGAGCTCCAGGCGATCCTCCGCGATCGCGCAGCGAGCGCGCTCGCCGAGCACACCCACACGATCCACCGCGCGCTCCAGGGCGACGCGCACGACGCGAAGAACGCCGAGCTCAAGAGCGTGCGCCTCGATCCCGAGAGCTACGCGCTCCTGGTCACGCCGAACGACATCGGTCGCGAGGTGCCCGCCAGCGCGGCACAAGGCGGCGGTCATCGCCTCCTGCTCGGGCTCGCGCTCGAGCTCGCGATCGCGCGCCTCGTCGGACCTCCGCCGTTCCTGCTCCTCGACGAGCCGACCTACGGCCTCGATCGGCCGCGCCGCGCCGCGCTGCTCGCGCGCATCGCGTCGCTCGAGATCACGCCGCAGATCCTGCTCATCACGCACCACGACACCGAGGGCGTCACCGGACGCCGCCTCCGCGTCGTGCGGCACGGCAAGCACAGCCGCGTGGAGGCCGCGTGA
- a CDS encoding DUF3999 domain-containing protein: MSSLRSLSIVVAALVIAPSIASAQATPPLVRLFPHRATIDAPPGLVRLALPAEVLVESRADLSDVRVLDPDDHEVPYLVDRGERPVPHDAPPYAPAPVLDAEREATRVRGVMQVREVLTIETPSAPPVGATWVLRVSTARSRFVTRARLVWTQAPEGEREVARGAFFRIGAPAREKLEIPTSGLGRGRVRVELEGEDGYLEPTFVWLAVRDDARASTLDVPLAIASTRRDRGRTIVIATRPAGITPERIVIGTRTASFVRRIDVTAIDAAHGRLPLATGTVLRVPGVPGADERSLDVAPARGDRLEITIDDGDSPPLEGLEITAMVRAPSLVFEGDRAAMLRFGGGRVRAPSYDLQRLFGTRVGEELLDRRLAGTAVLGVIEREPGFVAGPALEVAMRPGAHADERAFEHVATLTIPETRDGLAHVVLPAAVLSAARTDLADLRVVDGDGAQRGYLLGDTAAPLDVALSVRALDRGELAEGWSRVALDAPIERITTSAIELVTSAGFVEREVVIVGRGEDDTEIEIARTWLSRTPGEARPLIVATRPTRVRSLELRVHDGDEAPLAITSAIARVPTFDLFVTAPAGDYRVLAGAPDAPAPRYEIQRARELVLAVQPGAASIGAVTRNPAWRGPGFFDRAGGETLVVWAVLILAVIVLAVITLRVARSAPEPAEQPEI; the protein is encoded by the coding sequence ATGAGCTCGCTCCGCTCGCTCTCGATCGTCGTGGCCGCGCTGGTGATCGCACCGAGCATCGCGTCGGCGCAGGCCACGCCGCCGCTCGTGCGGCTCTTCCCGCATCGCGCGACGATCGACGCGCCTCCGGGGCTCGTGCGGCTCGCGCTGCCCGCCGAGGTGCTCGTCGAGTCGCGCGCCGATCTGTCCGACGTGCGCGTGCTCGACCCCGACGACCACGAGGTGCCCTATCTCGTCGATCGCGGCGAGCGTCCGGTGCCGCACGATGCGCCGCCCTACGCGCCGGCGCCGGTGCTCGATGCCGAGCGCGAAGCGACGCGCGTGCGCGGTGTGATGCAGGTGCGCGAGGTGCTGACGATCGAGACGCCGAGCGCGCCTCCGGTCGGGGCGACCTGGGTGCTGCGCGTGTCGACGGCGCGATCGCGCTTCGTCACGCGGGCGAGGCTGGTGTGGACGCAAGCGCCGGAGGGCGAGCGCGAGGTCGCGCGCGGTGCGTTCTTCCGGATCGGCGCCCCGGCGCGCGAGAAGCTCGAGATCCCGACGTCGGGCCTCGGTCGAGGCCGGGTGCGCGTCGAGCTGGAGGGCGAGGACGGCTACCTCGAGCCCACGTTCGTGTGGCTCGCGGTGCGTGACGACGCGCGCGCCTCGACGCTCGACGTGCCGCTCGCGATCGCCAGCACGCGCCGCGATCGCGGTCGCACGATCGTGATCGCGACGCGCCCCGCGGGCATCACGCCGGAACGGATCGTGATCGGCACGCGCACCGCGAGCTTCGTGCGGCGGATCGACGTCACCGCGATCGACGCAGCGCACGGACGACTGCCGCTCGCGACCGGCACCGTGCTGCGCGTGCCGGGTGTCCCCGGCGCGGACGAGCGATCGCTCGACGTCGCGCCGGCGCGCGGCGATCGGCTCGAGATCACGATCGACGACGGCGACAGCCCGCCGCTCGAGGGGCTCGAGATCACCGCGATGGTGCGCGCTCCGTCGCTGGTGTTCGAGGGCGATCGCGCGGCGATGCTGCGCTTCGGCGGAGGGCGCGTGCGCGCGCCGAGCTACGATCTGCAGCGGCTCTTCGGCACGCGCGTCGGCGAGGAGCTGCTCGATCGACGCCTCGCGGGCACCGCGGTGCTGGGCGTGATCGAGCGCGAGCCGGGCTTCGTGGCGGGCCCGGCGCTCGAGGTCGCGATGCGGCCCGGCGCGCACGCGGACGAGCGCGCGTTCGAGCACGTCGCGACGCTCACGATCCCCGAGACGCGCGACGGGCTCGCACACGTGGTGCTGCCTGCGGCCGTGCTCTCGGCAGCGCGCACCGATCTCGCGGATCTGCGCGTCGTCGACGGCGATGGCGCGCAGCGGGGCTACCTCCTCGGTGACACTGCGGCGCCGCTCGACGTCGCGCTCTCGGTCCGTGCGCTCGATCGCGGTGAGCTCGCCGAGGGGTGGAGCCGTGTGGCGCTCGACGCACCGATCGAGCGGATCACCACGAGCGCGATCGAGCTCGTCACGAGCGCAGGCTTCGTCGAGCGCGAGGTGGTGATCGTCGGGCGCGGCGAGGACGACACCGAGATCGAGATCGCGCGCACGTGGCTCTCGCGCACACCGGGAGAAGCGCGCCCGCTGATCGTCGCGACGCGGCCCACGCGTGTGCGCTCGCTCGAGCTCCGCGTGCACGACGGAGACGAAGCGCCGCTCGCGATCACGTCGGCGATCGCGCGGGTGCCGACGTTCGATCTCTTCGTCACCGCGCCCGCAGGCGACTACCGCGTGCTCGCGGGCGCGCCCGACGCGCCGGCGCCGCGCTACGAGATCCAGCGCGCGAGAGAGCTCGTGCTCGCGGTGCAGCCCGGCGCCGCGAGCATCGGCGCGGTGACGCGCAACCCCGCGTGGCGCGGGCCGGGATTCTTCGACCGCGCAGGCGGCGAGACGCTCGTCGTGTGGGCCGTGCTGATCCTCGCGGTGATCGTGCTCGCGGTGATCACGCTGCGCGTCGCGCGGAGCGCGCCCGAGCCCGCGGAACAGCCGGAGATCTGA